In Citrus sinensis cultivar Valencia sweet orange chromosome 2, DVS_A1.0, whole genome shotgun sequence, a single genomic region encodes these proteins:
- the LOC102609250 gene encoding pentatricopeptide repeat-containing protein At4g19890, with protein MVSFHVLRSHGLRGKPSRTPSLTLFVIRSLCYQTHHHNFLANSKQPAFSSTSSSPSPPQSLVKTVCSMVLESYYQQFHLRSSPPRLNLQIDIDSLTHEQAITVVASLANEAGSMVALSFFYWAIGFAKFRHFMRLYIVCATSLISNGNFERAHEVMQCMVSSFAEIGRLKEGFSMVIEMTNNGLPLITSTLNRVVGIACELGLVEYAEEVFDEMCARGVCADASSYKLMVVAYCRMGRVTEADRWLSAMLDRGAILDNATLTLLITAFCDKGFVSRAFWYFDKMIVKGLKPNLINFTSLINGLCKRGSIKQAFELLEEMVRKGWKPNVYTHTVLIDGLCKKGWTEKAFRLFLKLVRSDNYKPNVHTYTAMISGYCKEEKMNRAEMLLERMKEQGLLPNTNTYTSLIYGHCKVGNFERAYDLMDLMGKEGCTPNIYAYNAIIDGLCKKGRVQEAYELLKKAFQRELQADKITYTILLSEHLKQAETKQALGLFCRMVKAGLNPDIHAYTTLIAAFCRQKKMKESEKFFQEAITAGLFPTKETYTSMICGYLRDGNISSAVKYFQRMNQIGCAPDNITYGALISGLCKQSKLDEACQFYESMIGKGISPCEVTRVTLAYEYCKQGDSATAMIILESLDKKLWIRTVNTLIRKLCSEKRVGMAALFFHKLLGKDQNVDRVSLAALKNACYESNKYALFSDLSQRIAEGIG; from the coding sequence ATGGTCTCTTTTCATGTTCTGAGATCTCATGGCCTTCGAGGGAAACCATCTCGCACTCCAAGCCTCACCCTATTCGTTATCAGATCATTATGTTATCAAACACACCATCATAATTTTCTCGCCAATTCAAAACAGCCCGCCTTTTCATCGACATCGTCGTCACCATCGCCGCCTCAATCTTTGGTCAAAACAGTCTGCTCAATGGTCCTCGAATCCTATTACCAACAATTCCATTTAAGATCCTCACCTCCGAGGCTCAATCTTCAAATCGACATTGATTCTTTGACCCATGAGCAAGCTATTACAGTGGTCGCTTCGCTTGCCAATGAAGCCGGCTCGATGGTGGCGCTAAGTTTCTTCTATTGGGCAATTGGGTTTGCTAAGTTTCGTCATTTTATGAGGCTTTACATAGTCTGTGCTACGTCTTTGATTAGTAATGGGAATTTTGAGAGAGCCCACGAAGTTATGCAGTGTATGGTGAGTAGTTTTGCTGAAATCGGGAGGTTGAAGGAGGGCTTTAGTATGGTTATTGAGATGACGAATAACGGGTTGCCGTTGATTACTAGTACGCTGAATCGTGTTGTGGGGATTGCTTGTGAACTGGGTTTGGTTGAATATGCAGAGGaagtgtttgatgaaatgtgTGCGAGAGGTGTTTGTGCTGATGCTTCCAGTTATAAGTTGATGGTTGTTGCGTATTGTAGAATGGGTAGAGTAACGGAGGCTGATAGATGGTTGAGTGCAATGCTTGATAGAGGGGCTATTCTCGATAATGCTACGTTAACATTGTTGATTACTGCTTTTTGTGATAAAGGTTTTGTGAGTAGGGCGTTTtggtattttgataaaatgatTGTGAAGGGTCTGAAGCcgaatttgatcaattttactTCTTTGATTAATGGGTTGTGTAAGAGGGGCAGTATTAAGCAAGCGTTTGAACTGTTGGAGGAAATGGTTAGAAAAGGCTGGAAACCTAATGTGTATACTCATACAGTGTTGATTGACGGACTTTGCAAGAAGGGTTGGACTGAAAAGGCATTTAGGCTGTTTCTAAAGCTTGTTCGGAGTGATAATTACAAGCCAAATGTGCATACATATACTGCTATGATTAGCGGATACTGCAAAGAGGAGAAAATGAATCGAGCAGAGATGTTGTTGGAGAGAATGAAAGAACAAGGACTACTCCCAAACACAAATACATATACTAGTCTCATTTATGGTCATTGCAAAGTGGGGAATTTTGAAAGAGCATATGATTTGATGGATTTAATGGGCAAGGAAGGTTGTACTCCTAATATCTATGCTTATAATGCAATTATTGATGGCCTTTGTAAAAAAGGAAGGGTTCAAGAGGCTTATGAACTTCTTAAGAAGGCATTTCAACGTGAACTGCAAGCCGATAAAATTACATATACTATTCTTTTATCTGAGCATCTGAAGCAAGCTGAAACTAAACAAGCCCTGGGTCTTTTTTGTAGGATGGTCAAAGCCGGCCTAAATCCTGatatacatgcatatactACGTTGATTGCTGCATTCTGTaggcaaaagaaaatgaaagaaagtgAGAAGTTTTTTCAGGAAGCCATTACAGCTGGCTTGTTTCCAACCAAGGAAACTTACACATCCATGATTTGCGGGTATCTTAGGGATGGAAATATCAGTTCGgcagtaaaatatttccagAGAATGAACCAAATTGGCTGTGCACCTGATAATATTACTTATGGAGCTCTTATTAGTGGGCTTTGCAAACAGTCCAAGTTGGATGAAGCTTGTCAGTTTTATGAATCTATGATTGGCAAGGGGATTTCCCCCTGTGAAGTTACTCGGGTGACATTAGCCTATGAGTACTGCAAACAAGGCGATTCTGCAACAGCGATGATTATTTTGGAAAGCCTAGACAAAAAGCTCTGGATTCGCACAGTTAATACCTTAATCAGGAAGCTTTGTAGTGAGAAAAGAGTAGGGATGGCAGCATTGTTCTTTCATAAATTGTTAGGTAAAGACCAAAATGTGGATCGTGTGTCTCTGGCAGCACTCAAAAATGCATGCTATGAGAGTAACAAGTATGCTCTTTTCTCCGACTTGTCTCAAAGGATCGCAGAAGGAATTGGTTAG